The Magnolia sinica isolate HGM2019 chromosome 9, MsV1, whole genome shotgun sequence genome contains a region encoding:
- the LOC131254750 gene encoding probable LRR receptor-like serine/threonine-protein kinase At3g47570: MGNNFLTGTIPIGIGRLNNARKLYFEGNELSEQIPSSLGNISQLLVLSLYENNLSGSIPSTIGNCKNLQFVYLRGNKFSSGLPRQLFIFPSLIELYIGNNSFTGSLPVEVGYLKTLSILNVSNNKLSGEIPSSLGNCLSLEHLLLDGNFFQESIPPTFSTLRGLRSLDLSCNNLSGEIPKYLEKLALESLNLSFNNFKGEVPKQGVFGNASQVSVLGNNKLCGGNTELNLPQCSSQASKKRRKSLASKVKISVVVVLCLMLVSSIFATLYWVRKSRRKPVDVPSAEDPFVTMSYAELFKATDGFSSANLVGTGSFGAVYKGALDRDGTMVAVKVFNLQQQGALRSFMAECEALKNIRHRNLVKILTCCVSIDFKGNDFKALVYEYMPNESLDKWLHRDGDDQLGRNLKFTQMLKHSY, translated from the coding sequence ATGGGGAATAACTTTTTAACAGGTACTATTCCCATTGGTATTGGGAGGCTTAACAATGCAAGAAAGCTTTACTTTGAAGGAAATGAATTATCAGAGCAAATTCCGTCTTCCTTAGGCAACATCTCCCAATTGTTGGTACTCAGTTTATATGAAAACAATCTATCGGGGAGCATACCTTCAACTATTGGTAATTGCAAAAACCTGCAATTCGTATACCTCCGCGGTAATAAGTTCAGCAGTGGCTTACCCAGACAACTTTTCATCTTTCCATCTTTGATTGAACTTTACATTGGAAATAACTCTTTTACTGGTAGTTTGCCAGTCGAAGTTGGTTACTTGAAAACTCTCTCGATATTGAATGTTTCAAATAACAAATTGTCGGGAGAAATTCCAAGCTCACTAGGCAATTGTCTCAGCCTAGAGCATCTCTTGTTGGATGGAAACTTCTTTCAAGAATCAATTCCACCAACATTTAGTACTCTAAGAGGCCTTCGATCCCTGGATCTTTCATGCAACAACCTTTCCGGGGAGATTCCAAAATATCTGGAGAAGCTTGCTCTAGAGTCTCTAAATCTTTCCTTCAATAATTTCAAGGGTGAAGTACCAAAACAAGGGGTCTTTGGAAATGCCAGTCAAGTTTCAGTGCTCGGAAATAATAAGCTTTGTGGGGGTAATACAGAATTAAATTTGCCTCAATGCTCTAGCCAAGCTTCCAAGAAACGGAGAAAGTCTCTTGCATCAAAAGTAAAAATCTCAGTTGTTGTTGTCCTGTGCCTTATGTTAGTATCATCTATCTTTGCCACTCTTTATTGGGTAAGAAAGTCAAGAAGGAAACCTGTTGATGTGCCTTCTGCGGAGGATCCTTTTGTGACCATGTCTTATGCGGAACTCTTTAAAGCAACAGATGGCTTCTCTTCTGCCAATTTGGTCGGCACCGGAAGTTTTGGCGCTGTATATAAAGGGGCTCTAGATCGTGATGGAACTATGGTAGCAGtgaaagtcttcaatcttcaacaacAAGGAGCTCTGAGGAGCTTCATGGCTGAATGCGAAGCCTTGAAaaacattaggcatcggaatctTGTTAAGATCTTAACTTGCTGTGTAAGCATTGATTTCAAGGGCAATGATTTCAAAGCTCTAGTTTACGAGTACATGCCCAATGAAAGTCTAGACAAGTGGTTGCACAGAGACGGCGATGACCAGCTTGGAAGGAACTTGAAGTTTACTCAAATGCTAAAACATAGCTATTGA